From the Streptomyces pluripotens genome, one window contains:
- a CDS encoding TetR/AcrR family transcriptional regulator, translating into MYSESVSTSDRLIESTRELLWERGYVGTSPKAILERAGAGQGSMYHHFRGKPDLALTAIRRTAEDLRATVEPLLDGPGTPYERIEAYLLRERDALRGCPIGRLTMDPDVIASDELRAPVDDTIAWLRERLTGIVEEGKQQGQFPLEWDSGEISAAVLAAVQGGYVLARASGSPAAFDASVRGLLSLLGPGLPGPPELHELA; encoded by the coding sequence ATGTACAGTGAGAGTGTGAGCACTTCGGATCGACTGATCGAGTCCACCCGCGAGCTGTTGTGGGAGCGCGGGTATGTGGGGACCAGCCCCAAGGCCATCCTGGAGCGCGCGGGGGCCGGACAGGGCAGCATGTACCACCATTTCCGGGGCAAACCCGACCTCGCCCTGACGGCGATCCGGCGAACCGCCGAGGACCTGCGGGCCACCGTCGAACCGCTCCTGGACGGACCGGGCACGCCGTACGAGCGCATCGAGGCGTATCTGCTGCGCGAGCGTGACGCACTGCGCGGTTGTCCGATCGGCAGGCTGACCATGGATCCGGACGTGATCGCCAGCGACGAGCTGCGCGCGCCGGTGGACGATACGATCGCGTGGCTCCGGGAACGACTCACCGGAATCGTGGAAGAAGGCAAGCAGCAGGGGCAGTTCCCACTCGAGTGGGACAGCGGGGAGATCAGCGCCGCGGTACTCGCCGCCGTACAGGGGGGTTACGTCCTGGCCCGCGCGTCCGGTTCCCCCGCGGCCTTCGACGCCAGTGTTCGCGGCCTGCTGTCCCTGCTCGGCCCCGGACTCCCCGGTCCTCCTGAGCTCCACGAACTCGCCTGA
- a CDS encoding DUF4865 family protein, which yields MHAMQYELTLPADYDTDIVRARVARVGHLLDDWDGLGLKTYLLRERGRYGSPINQYAPFYLWNTVEGMNRFLWGGAFQGLVDDFGRPTVRQWTGLAYAEGAGTRAAFAVRRRLPVPDGSELSVLLQDSVDEAERLAGQDGAVFATAAVDPSRWEVVRFSVWEHDAPKADGEVFQVLHRSAPGRDRLPLGRHW from the coding sequence ATGCACGCGATGCAGTACGAGTTGACCCTCCCCGCCGACTACGACACGGACATCGTACGCGCGCGGGTCGCTCGCGTCGGACACCTGCTCGACGACTGGGACGGTCTCGGCCTGAAGACGTACCTCCTGCGCGAACGCGGCCGGTACGGGTCACCGATCAACCAGTACGCGCCGTTCTACTTGTGGAACACGGTCGAGGGCATGAACCGTTTCCTGTGGGGCGGCGCCTTCCAGGGACTGGTCGACGACTTCGGCCGACCCACGGTCCGGCAGTGGACCGGACTCGCCTACGCGGAGGGCGCAGGCACGCGCGCCGCGTTCGCCGTACGACGGCGGCTACCCGTGCCGGACGGGTCCGAACTGTCCGTGCTGCTGCAGGACTCCGTCGACGAGGCGGAGCGACTGGCCGGCCAGGACGGCGCAGTGTTCGCGACGGCGGCCGTCGACCCGAGCCGCTGGGAAGTGGTGCGTTTCTCCGTCTGGGAGCACGACGCGCCCAAGGCCGACGGGGAGGTCTTCCAGGTGCTGCACCGGTCCGCGCCCGGCCGGGACCGGCTCCCCCTCGGCCGGCACTGGTGA